DNA sequence from the Streptomyces sp. NBC_01497 genome:
GCGACGGACGAGATCAAGGGTGTGGAAGGCGCGATCAAGGCCGTGGGCGCGGTGCGGGAACGGGGCTTGAACGTACGCCTCACGATCCGCGGCGGCCCCCTGCCCACGGACGATGACTACGCGTACTGGCAGGGCCAGGCCCGCGATCATGGGCGCGGGGGAGTGGAGATCCTCCCGTTCACCACCAGCGCCGACGACCTGGCCGAGGACCGGGAGCAGGCCGACGCGCTGATCATGCCGTCGCTGCACGAGGGGTTCGGACTCGTCGCCACCGAGGCGGCGGGCCGGGCCATCCCGCTGCTGGTCAACGGCGAGAGCGGCGCGGGAGAGTTCCTCCACCGCTTCGGCGACGTCGGCTCGCCCGCCGTCGTCGCGGCGCCGCACGAGGTCGGCGACCCGACGTCGCCCGACACGAGGACCCGGGCCTGGGCCGACGCGATCACGCAGCTGGCAGGGGACCTGCCGCAGCGGCGTGCCCACGCGCTCCGCCTGCGCGACGAACTCGCCGCCTACTCCTGGCAGGACTCCGGCCGCTCCCTGGTCGAGGCCGCGATGCGCACCGCACCCGACATCCGGGCCGAGGCGTGGGAGCGGCGTGGACACGGCGAGGTCACTCGCCAGGGACCGGGCGGGACCATCGAGGTCAAGGGCGTACGGGGGGACTGGGAGCCCGCTCCCCGATGGGACGGATCGACGCCACGGCCGCTCGTCGCCGAGGACGACGGCGCACCGTCCGGGCCGCTCGACGTGAACCCGGCGCTCGACGTCGCGGATCCGGCGCGTCACGACGTGAACCCGCTGCGGGACGCGGGGAATCCGGCAGAGGAACGTACGGACCCGGCCCGGGACGCGGGGAATCCGGCAGAGGAACGTACGGCCCCGGCCCGGGAGCGTACGGCCCCGGCGCAGGACGGGCCCGTCCGGCAGAGCGCGGCCCGGGGCCATCAGGGCACCGGCACCGGTGGCGGGGCGGCCCTGCGCCGCTCGCCCAGCGCGCCCGCCGGGCTCGCGGGACCCGACGCCTGGACGCAGCGGCTCACCAGCCGGGCGACCGAGTTCCCCCAGGGTTCCACCCAGGTGCCGCAGACCGTGCGCGCCGAGATCGGCCGGCTGTCCGGCACTCTCGCCAGGACCGCACTCACCATGCGGGGCAAGGGACATCCGCACCTTCCCACCGTCACGGTGACCGGCTACGACACCGGCGCGCTCGCGGGCCAGCCGCACTTCGGGGAGGCGCTGCGGATCGGCAAGGAGCGCGCGGACAACGTGGTCGCCGCCTTCCGTGACGCGCTCGGCGCCCATCTGGACCGCCTCCAGGGCGACGGCCCTTCCACGGACGCCGAGGCGCTGACGGCGGACGACTTCATCCTCGACGCGCGGTCCGGCGGCCTCGACACGCCACCGGGGGAGACCGGCCCCTGGCACGGCACGGTCATCACCGTCGATGTGCGGCGCCCGGACCGGCCGTTGGACCCGCCGCCCAACGGTGCGGAGCGATCACACCAGGACGCGGGCCGGGAAGTGGTGCATTAACGGCCGAAAGTGGGCGTACCGAGGGTCGGGGTGGCGGTGTTGCGCAGGGTGCGTGACCCGCCCACCCGCCCCAGCCCACCCCAGAGGAGCGACGCCATGCAGCTTTCTTCCGGTGACGCCGACTTCCGCCCCGGCGCCGACGCCGACGCCGAACTCGCGGCCTACCTGGCCCGCCACTCGTCCCCCGCCGCCTGCGCGGACGCCCTGATCCGGGACGCCGAGGGCCGGGTCCTGCTCGTCGACCCGACCTACAAGGACGGCTGGGACCTGCCCGGCGGGATGCTGGAGGACGAGGAGCCCGAGGCCGGGATGGTGCGCGAGGTGCGCGAAGAACTCGGCCTGGATGTACGGGCGGGGCGGCTGCTCGTCGTCGACACCATCCCGGCCGCCGTGTACGGACGGACGATCCTCGCGTTCGTCTACGCGACCGAACCGGCGCGCGAGCCCGACGGCGGGTTCGCGCTGCAGGACGAGGAGATCGGGGAGGCGCGGTTCGTCACCGAGCGGGAGGCACTGGGCCTGGTGCCCGCGGAGCTCGCCCGCCGCCTCGCCGGCGCGTTCGCGGCGGACCGCGCCGGCACGACCGTGGCCCTGCGCCACGGCCACCCGGCACCGCCCCCGGCGCGCGTCCCGGGCGCCCCGGCCGCCATGCCGGTCCCCACTCGCGAGGGCAGGGCATGACGCAGGTCCCGGACGGGCCGGGCGCCGCTGATTCGTCCGGCCACGGCGCGTCGTCCGTCCCCGCCGCGGGCCGACCCGACGTGTTGTCCGTCGTCGCCGCGTCTGTCCCCCACACGTCGTCGGTCGTTGCCGCGGCCTCCGTTGCCGAGGAGTCCGCGGCGCCCGGCGCCGAAACGGGGGCCATCGCCCACACGGGCACGGCCGCGCTGATCGTCAACGACGCGGGGCACTACCTCCTCCACCTCCGCGACCACATCCCCGGCATCTGCGACCCCGGCGCCTGGTCGCTCATCGGCGGCGGCCGGGAGGGCGAGGAGACGGCGAAGGAGACGGTCGACCGTGAGATCCACGAGGAGATCGGCCTGGTGCTGCCCGGCCTCAGGCCCCTCGGACTGATCCGCCTCACCGACGGCGGGGGAGCCGTGGCAGGGCGGATCCAGCTCTTCCTGGGCCGCTGGAACGGCGACGCGCACGCCCTGCCGCTCACCGAGGGCGTGATGTGTCACTGGTTCCCCGCGTCCCTGACGGGACGGCTGCGCCTCAGCCCCATCGCGGTCGAGGCGTTCCGTCTCCACCGGCGGGGCGCGTGAGCGGACCGTCCGGCCGCTTCCCCGAGCGGGCCGTCCGCGCGCCCGCTTGAGCGGTCGCTCGGGTCACGGTCCGGGCCGCTGGCGCGCGGGCTGCCCGAACTGACGGCCGGAGTACCTGTCCCCGTGGCCGTCACGTGCCGGACGACCCGTCAGTTCGAGGTCGAGGTCGGCACGTTGTACGACATGAGTGCCGCCCGGCGCTCGGCCGGGCGCATCCGCAGTTCCGTGACGGCGCCGTTGCGCAGGCCCGGCAGGACACGGCGGTACTCGTCCAGCGGGATGCCGAGGAGGTGGCACAGCACGAGCCGGTAGAGGGTGTTGTGCGCGACCACCAGCACCCGGCCGCCCCCCTCAGCCGCGTCCTCGCGGCTTCGCGCGAAGCGCTCCGCGATACGCCACAGGGCGGCCGCCGCCCGGGCGGCGGCGGTCACCGGGTCGTCGCCGCCCGGTAGTGGGCAGGTGGCCGGACGGCTCAGGAACTCCTCAACGGCTTGCGGGTGTTCGGCCGCCACCTCGGTGAGTGTGCGGCCCTCGGCGATCCCGAAGTCGACCTCGCGGAGCCCGTCCTCCACGGTCTGAGGCAAACCCGTCGCGAGCTGGGCGGGCGCGGCCGTGCGGCGGGCCCGGGAGAGCGGAGAGGTGACGATCGCGTCCAGCCGTGCCGTCGCCGCCCAGCGGCCGAGCGCCCCGGCCTGCTCGTCGCCGAGCGGGGTGAGGGCGATGTCGCTGCTGCCGGTGTAGCGGTTCTCCGCGTGCCAGACCGTCTCGCCGTGCCGGACCAGGAACAGCGTGGCCACCGGGGAGAGCTCAGCGCCTGGGCCCGTCCCCGGGCCCGTATGCCGGGACGGGGTTGTCGCAGGATGCGGATCCCGGGCCGCGTCCGGGTCCCGTGCCCGGTTCGGGTTCGGGTTCTGGCGTGGCGGGTCGTCGCGTGGGGTCATGTCGTTCGTCGCCCTCATCCTTTGTCCCGCGCGTACCGTGCCGTCTCCGAGGGCAGCCAGCCACGCCGCTCCAACGCGTCCACCAGCTCCCCGAATCCCTCGTCGAAGCGTTCCTTCACCGCGGCCCTCGGCGCGAACTCCGCCGCGATCCGCACCATGCCGCGTACGTCGTTACGGGCCGTACCCGCACCGCGTGCCGCGAGGACCGCCATCCCGAGTGCGGAGTCCGCCTGTTCGGGCACGGCCGCGGGCCTGCCGAGCACATCGCAGCGGAGCTGGTTCCAGTAGGCGCTGCGCGTCGCGCCCCCGGTGAAGACGATCGGGCCCTCGACGTCCGCGCCGAGCAGGCGTACGTAGGCCAGGCAGAGCCGCTCGGCGAGCGCGACCCCCTGAAGAAGGGACGCGTAGCGGTCGGCGTCGTCGGCCGGAGTGCCCAGGGTGAAGGCTTCGGCGTCCGGGGCGAGGAAGGGGAACCGTTCGCCCCGCGAGACCAGCGGATAGCTGAGCGCGCCGGCGGGTTCGTGGGCCGCCGCCGCGCGGTCGAGAGCGGCCAGGTCCGCGCCGGGGAAGGCCGCCGACAGCACGCCCGCGCCGACGCTCGACGCGCCGCCCGGCAGCCATGTCCCGTCGGGGGACAGGTGGTTGTAGAGGACGCCGGACGGGTCGTGCAGCGGGTCGGCGGTGACTCCCTTGAGGACGAGGGTCGTGCCGAGCACCGTGTTCCAGCGGCCCACCTCCCAGGCCCCGGAGCCGAGTTGGGCCGCACAGCCGTCCGTCATGCCGGCGATCACCGGCGTGCCCTCCGCGAGGCCCGTCGCCTCGGCACCCGCGGACCCGACCGTGCCGAGCGCCGTGCCCGGCAGCACGACGTCGGGAAACGTCAGGCGCTCACTGAGGCCGAGGCGGTCCAGGACCTCCGTCGGCCAGGCGCGGCGGCGCGTGTCGTAGCCGGTCTTCAGCGCGTGGCTGGAGTCGGTCGCCACCGGCCGGCCCACCAGCCGGGACGTGATGACGTCCGCCTGATGGCTCACCCGGGGCCGGGGCCCCACGGGGGCCGTCGCGCCGTCACCGGTCAGCCACAGCAGCTTCGCGAGAGCCCAGCTCGGCTGGATGCGCTGGCCGAGTTCGCGCCAGAGCTCCTCACCGGCCTCCTGCGCGCGGCGTGCCTCCCCGGCCGCCCGCCCGTCGTCGTACATCAGCGCGGGCGAGACGGGTTCGCCCTCGTCGTCCGTCAGCAGCACGGTCCCCGACGTGCTGCACACGGCGACCGCGGCGACGGGTACCCGCAGGTCCCGCACGGCGCCCCGGACGGCGGCGCCGGTCGCGGACCACCAGTCGGCCGGGAGCTGCTCGTGCCGCGCGCCGTCCCGCGTGCCGGTCAGGGGTGCCGAGCCGTGGCCCCGTACGTGGCCGCCGGTCGTGACGGCGAGCGCGCGCACGCTCTGCGTGCCCAGGTCGATGCCCAGCCAGACGGTGTCGTCGTCCGCTTCCACGGCTGCCACCGCTCCACCTCTTCATGTCGTCGCGTTCACGTCGTCCTATGCCGTCACATCGTCAGACACGCGGGAGACCCGGTCACTTCAGCGCGGCATCACCCTAGATCAAGGTGACTTCCCCGGCGCCGGATGTGCGTCGGGACGGGAGTCAGGAGTCGCCCCCATGGCGCAGCGGGCAGTGGGCAGTGGGCAGCGGATCGCGGGCAGGACCGGGACGCCGACGGGGTCCCGGTCCGGGGCGGGGATCGTCGCTCCGACCAGGGTGCTGACCGGGGCCCGGAGCCGGGGGCCATCGGTGGGAACGGTGGCCCCGGCCGGCGGCGCCGCGCACTCGCCGAAGCAGGTGCTGAGCGAAGACCCCGTGCCCGCCCCGCGCCGGTGGCCCGGTTCGGCGTGAGCCTCATGACGGCCTGCCGCGACATCGACGCACTGGGCGCGAGAGCATCCCGGGCACGAAGCGCGGCGGGGTGATCGCGCGGCTTTCGGGAGTCTTCGAGGGGAATGCCGCGTGGCGCGGGAAGGTCATGCGGGCCGAGAAGGCCGTCCTCGATGCCGATGCCGATGCCGATGCCGATGCCGATGCCGATGCCGATGCCGGGGACGGGGACGGGGGCGGGGGCGGGACCGGAGACGGGGGCTGGGGCTGATCGGCGGGCGCAGGCGCTTCGCGCGGTCCGCCTGTCGTGCGGCGCCCGTCAGGACCGGATTCCGGCG
Encoded proteins:
- a CDS encoding histidine phosphatase family protein, producing MATLFLVRHGETVWHAENRYTGSSDIALTPLGDEQAGALGRWAATARLDAIVTSPLSRARRTAAPAQLATGLPQTVEDGLREVDFGIAEGRTLTEVAAEHPQAVEEFLSRPATCPLPGGDDPVTAAARAAAALWRIAERFARSREDAAEGGGRVLVVAHNTLYRLVLCHLLGIPLDEYRRVLPGLRNGAVTELRMRPAERRAALMSYNVPTSTSN
- a CDS encoding NUDIX hydrolase, with protein sequence MQLSSGDADFRPGADADAELAAYLARHSSPAACADALIRDAEGRVLLVDPTYKDGWDLPGGMLEDEEPEAGMVREVREELGLDVRAGRLLVVDTIPAAVYGRTILAFVYATEPAREPDGGFALQDEEIGEARFVTEREALGLVPAELARRLAGAFAADRAGTTVALRHGHPAPPPARVPGAPAAMPVPTREGRA
- a CDS encoding NUDIX domain-containing protein — its product is MTQVPDGPGAADSSGHGASSVPAAGRPDVLSVVAASVPHTSSVVAAASVAEESAAPGAETGAIAHTGTAALIVNDAGHYLLHLRDHIPGICDPGAWSLIGGGREGEETAKETVDREIHEEIGLVLPGLRPLGLIRLTDGGGAVAGRIQLFLGRWNGDAHALPLTEGVMCHWFPASLTGRLRLSPIAVEAFRLHRRGA
- a CDS encoding FGGY-family carbohydrate kinase, whose protein sequence is MAAVEADDDTVWLGIDLGTQSVRALAVTTGGHVRGHGSAPLTGTRDGARHEQLPADWWSATGAAVRGAVRDLRVPVAAVAVCSTSGTVLLTDDEGEPVSPALMYDDGRAAGEARRAQEAGEELWRELGQRIQPSWALAKLLWLTGDGATAPVGPRPRVSHQADVITSRLVGRPVATDSSHALKTGYDTRRRAWPTEVLDRLGLSERLTFPDVVLPGTALGTVGSAGAEATGLAEGTPVIAGMTDGCAAQLGSGAWEVGRWNTVLGTTLVLKGVTADPLHDPSGVLYNHLSPDGTWLPGGASSVGAGVLSAAFPGADLAALDRAAAAHEPAGALSYPLVSRGERFPFLAPDAEAFTLGTPADDADRYASLLQGVALAERLCLAYVRLLGADVEGPIVFTGGATRSAYWNQLRCDVLGRPAAVPEQADSALGMAVLAARGAGTARNDVRGMVRIAAEFAPRAAVKERFDEGFGELVDALERRGWLPSETARYARDKG